The stretch of DNA GGCCCTGCTCGTCCAGCGGCACCAGGAATACCTGGTGGGCTTGCAGGTAGCGCAGGATTTCCGTGCTGTCGTGGGCCTCGCGCACGGCGTCGCACAGCTCGCTGCAAAAGCGCTCCTGGGACGCGGTGTCGTAGAGGAACGCCTGGACTTCCGAGGGCAGGCAGTCGATGACCTCTTCGAGCAGGTAATCGCGGATCAGCCCTTCCCCGCCGTGCAAACCCTGGGGCAGCGTACCTTCGCTGCCGGCCTCGGAAGCCGCCAGCAGCCAGAAACGCAGGCCGGCCACCCAGCCTTCGCTGCGCCGGATCAGGTTATCCAGGGCTTCACCACGCAATGAACTGCTGTGGCGATCCAGCAGCGCCAGGGATTCGCCGTGAGTCAGGCGCAGGTCCTGCTCGTGCAGTTCCAGCAAATGCCGGGACAGGCGCAGTCGGGCCAGGTGCCAGTCGGGACGCTGGCGGCTGGTGACCAGCACCAGCAGGCCGTCGGGCAGGTGATTGAGGAAAAATTGCAGGCAGCGGTCGAGTACCGGGCCCTGGGCCAGATGGTAGTCATCCAGCACCAGCAACAGCGGCGCCTGGGTCGACAGGTGCACCGTCAGTTCATCCAGCAGGCCGTCGAGCCATTCTTCAAAGGCGAAGGGTTGGTGACGCTGGCGCATTTTCAGCAGGCCCAGGGATTGGGCGCCCAACTGCGGGAAGTATTGCTGCAAGCCGTCGAGCAGGCGTTCAAGAAAACGTCCCGGGTCGTTGTCCCGGGGACTTAGCCCCAACCACAGGCTTTGCCAGTGGGCCGGCAGGCTCTGGCAGAACTCCACCGCCAGCGAACTCTTGCCGAACCCGGCCGGGGCGCTGACCAGCAACAGACGCCCGGCCAACCCTTCACTCAGCCGTTCGCACAGGCGCGGTCGCAACACGTAGCCGTCAGGCAGTGGGGGTCGATAGAAGCGCCCTTCCAGGGTCGGAATCACCGCGCTGGCAGGCCCTTGAATTCGGGACAGATCAGTCATCGCCGGGCTCTTGTAGAAGGCTGTTGTCGGCATTGCAGATGTCCGCAGACTAGCGGTAAAAGCGGCAGCTTTGTAGATCTTTGCAACATTTGTCTGAAAAAGACTACAACAAAAAATATCCGGACTTCTTCTGTAACGACCGACACTCTGTGGCGAGGGAGCTTGCTCCCGCTGGAGTGCGCAGCGCTCCCGTTTTTGTGGCTGCTACGCATCCCTGCGGGAGCAAGCTCCCTCGCCACAGTGGTCGCGCAAAAAAAAGCCCCGAACCAGTCGGGGCTTCTTCGAGGATGCGGCCTCGTTTACAGCAAGTTAGCGAACACCATCCTGGCGCAGAGCCGCCGGGGTGAAGTCGCTGGTGGTGGCGGTGAAACCGAAGTCATAGGCCTGTTTCTCTTCGTTCTTCATGCCCAGTGCCAGGTAGCGGCCGGACTGCAGGTCGTAGAGGGTTTCGAGGGCGTACCACGGCACTTGCTTGTCGTAGTAGTTCTCGGCATGGGCTTCCGCCACGCGCCACAGCTGGCCACGACCGTCGTAGTGGTCGATGACCGCGGCTTGCCAAGTGTCTTCGTCGATGAAGAAGTCACGCTTGGCGTAGATATGGCGCTGGCCTTCCTTCAGGGTTGCAACCACATGCCACACGCGGCGCAGCTCGTAGCGCGCCAGGTCCTGGTTGATGTGGCCGGCCTTGATGATGTCGACATACTTGAGCTTCGGATCGTCGAGTTTGTAGCTGTTTTCGGCGATGTACAGTTCCTTCTTGCCTTCCAGTTTCCAGTCGTAGCGGTCCGGTGCACCGTTGAACATGTCGAGGTTGTCGGAGGTACGCAGGCCGTCGGCGGCGGTACCCGGGCCGTCATACGACACTTGCGGTGCCCGGCGCACTCGACGCTGGCCGGCGTTGTAGACCCACGCCGAACGCGGCTCTTTCACCTGGTCGAGGGTTTCGTGCACCAGCAGCACACCACCGGCCAGACGTGCCGGCGCAGTCACTTGCTGCTTGAAGTAGAACAGGATGTTGCCCGGGTTTTTCGGGTCGTAGTCCTTCATCTTGTCGCGGAACACGAACTGATCACGGAAATACACCAGGCTGAACGAGCCGTTGGTTTGCGGCGTGGCCTGGGTCACCAGGCGGGTCACGCTGCCGCCGCGATAGCGGGTGATGTGGTTCCAGATCACTTCAACGCCGCTTTTCGGAATCGGGAACGGTACGGCGGTTTCAAAGTTTTCCAGGCCGTTGCCGCCGGACACCAGGTTGGTGCTGGTGGCGTTTTTCTTGATGGCGGCGAACACATCAGCTGGCACCGTGGCGCCGCGATGGGTCGGGTAGACCGGCATCTTGAAGGTGTCGGGGTAGCGCTTGAACATCGCGTACTGCCCCGGCGCCAGCTTGTCCTTGTACTGCTCGACGTTCTGCGCGGTGATGGTGAATTGCGGTTGTTCGTTGGCGTATGGGTTGGCGAGGAAGCCACGGGCATCCACGGCACCGGCGTTGGTTGGCAGCGGCGACCATTTAGGGATGGTGCCGGCCGCGTTACCGGCCATTTCGGCGCCCATCGGGGTCAGGGTCGTGCCGAGCTTGGCGGCTTCATCCGCCGAGACCGCCGCCATGACGCTACCCGCCATGATCGACAGCCCCAGCACACCCACCTGCAACAGATTTTTAGTTATTTTCATGTTCTGGTTCTTCCTTAAAACATACTGCTTAA from Pseudomonas sp. NC02 encodes:
- a CDS encoding DUF1329 domain-containing protein, with amino-acid sequence MKITKNLLQVGVLGLSIMAGSVMAAVSADEAAKLGTTLTPMGAEMAGNAAGTIPKWSPLPTNAGAVDARGFLANPYANEQPQFTITAQNVEQYKDKLAPGQYAMFKRYPDTFKMPVYPTHRGATVPADVFAAIKKNATSTNLVSGGNGLENFETAVPFPIPKSGVEVIWNHITRYRGGSVTRLVTQATPQTNGSFSLVYFRDQFVFRDKMKDYDPKNPGNILFYFKQQVTAPARLAGGVLLVHETLDQVKEPRSAWVYNAGQRRVRRAPQVSYDGPGTAADGLRTSDNLDMFNGAPDRYDWKLEGKKELYIAENSYKLDDPKLKYVDIIKAGHINQDLARYELRRVWHVVATLKEGQRHIYAKRDFFIDEDTWQAAVIDHYDGRGQLWRVAEAHAENYYDKQVPWYALETLYDLQSGRYLALGMKNEEKQAYDFGFTATTSDFTPAALRQDGVR